In Carya illinoinensis cultivar Pawnee chromosome 7, C.illinoinensisPawnee_v1, whole genome shotgun sequence, the following are encoded in one genomic region:
- the LOC122315694 gene encoding uncharacterized protein LOC122315694 isoform X1, translating to MDKARDVSCGVSRFSLATPKKLFSGSDGVCGNFVHSERSKKERLRRLSVIGRTSSSYEDCEMGCDLSDKEDELRLQAPSMSTCSSKRFKMPKKFFDDCNGVDHASVPRKLRSATKKRNHESISPESISPPLPDSKKLKGTISGVEASPIKNGARKSKFNVKHGGSDWAPEQTLSGPITKDEEEVVETLYALAGMFPNNDANEKSKVESKSREQKSVPESRASSMPIQDSAVTKDNLSSMPLITANVVDPSVRFSRETGKIVFLDEPSIQEQLDLPAGAKIRMELDCSVPQLNLTTMPFLASSDNDSERSLHNSELSLDSGILKLPTQPETPLIERKQEMALGAVTAVTTASELEQQNRTNEPKKNGSILWPGLSSVVSYGGGSRGPLQYLRSSDARIPGWLDDAVIASRHRSSENGSSSGKISKVTVEKNSWKRCAAHVHISRLIQISKMPESQERLLLQLNQLRPEEGSNLGFLMATNRFDGVRNSSNGIISYAAPCNSTTERISNEAKTEILQPQQLNQDQPQAALASGVYTQQKQSFDFLSLLAGDGEIEAKNRANRAGNGLDPLSQLQVPYLQCPAQQQTLMPFTMPQTRYTSSAYPDQLSVAPPAAHQLQVAPYLGNPFRGTNPSPMAWTKQQQQQHQRLWAAQLAAHYRPGETSTSLTQVSSWQQGIQDLPMLIPFAQTITPPSPSSLEVLGPKYTTVSQQQQHLMAIATSLPPARVKKQDHLIPSVYEETGGGCHATGALPLQLLCNERR from the exons ATGGACAAAGCTCGAGACGTGAGTTGTGGAGTCAGTCGGTTCTCTCTTGCCACGCCCAAGAAGCTCTTCTCTG GGTCGGATGGTGTTTGTGGGAACTTCGTACATTCGGAAAGGTCGAAGAAAGAGAGGCTAAGAAGATTGAGTGTTATTGGTAGGACAAGCTCAAGCTACGAAGACTGCGAAATGGGTTGCGATCTGTCTGACAAAGAAGATGAGCTTCGCTTACAAGCACCTTCTATGAGTACTTGTTCTAGCAAGAGATTTAAGATGCCAAAAAAG tTTTTTGATGACTGCAATGGAGTCGATCATGCCTCTGTTCCGAGAAAGCTGCGTTCAG CCACGAAGAAGCGTAATCATGAATCTATATCTCCCGAATCTATTTCTCCACCTTTACCAGATTCAAAGAAGCTGAAAGGTACAATCAGTGGAGTCGAAGCTTCACCCATAAAGAATGGTGCAAGGAAATCTAAATTCAATGTG AAACACGGGGGCTCAGACTGGGCCCCAGAACAGACTCTCTCTGGGCCAATAACAAAAGACGAGGAAGAAGTAGTGGAGACCTTGTATGCATTGGCCGGAATGTTCCCGAACAATGATGCAAATGAGAAGAGTAAAGTTGAAAGCAAATCCAGGGAACAAAAATCTGTGCCAGAATCAAGGGCGAGTTCAATGCCCATACAAG ATTCTGCAGTTACAAAAGACAACTTGAGCTCAATGCCCTTGATTACAGCCAACGTTGTTGATCCTTCAGTTAGATTCTCCAGAGAAActggaaaaatagtttttttggaCGAACCCAGTATTCAGGAACAACTGGATTTACCCGCTGGAGCAAAAATCCGAATGGAATTAGATTGTTCTGTTCCTCAACTGAATCTAACTACCATGCCATTCCTAGCTAGTAGTGACAATGACAGTGAAAGGTCATTACACAATTCTGAGCTAAGCTTGGACTCGGG CATATTAAAGCTACCCACACAACCAGAAACCCCTCTGATTGAGAGGAAACAAGAGATGGCGTTGGGGGCAGTAAct GCCGTAACCACTGCAAGTGAACTGGAACAACAAAATAGGACCAATGAGCCCAAGAAAAATG GTTCGATATTGTGGCCAGGATTGTCGTCAGTTGTCTCATATGGTGGTGGGAGTCGTGGTCCTTTGCA GTATCTCAGGTCCTCTGATGCTAGAATTCCGGGTTGGCTTGATGATGCTGTGATTGCCTCCCGACACAGGTCATCTGAAAATGGTTCTTCAAGTGGAAAG ATTTCAAAAGTTACTGTTGAAAAAAATTCATGGAAGAGGTGTGCTGCTCATGTTCATATAAGTCGTCTCATTCAGATCTCAAAAATGCCAGAGAGCCAAGAGAGGTTGCTGCTGCAACTTAATCAGTTGAGACCAGAGGAAGGATCAAATCTAGGATTTCTTATGGCAACCAATAGATTTGATGGGGTGAGAAACAGTTCAAATGGCATAATCTCCTATGCTGCTCCATGCAATTCTACCACTGAAAGAATTTCAAATGAAGCTAAAACTGAAATTCTTCAGCCCCAGCAACTTAATCAAGATCAGCCCCAGGCTGCTCTGGCATCCGGGGTGTACACTCAACAGAAGCAG AGTTTCGATTTCTTGTCCTTGTTAGCTGGAGATGGTGAGATAGAAGCTAAGAACCGTGCTAATAGAGCTGGAAATGGGTTGGATCCTTTGTCACAACTCCAAGTTCCTTATCTTCAATGTCCTGCACAACAGCAGACTCTCATGCCTTTCACTATGCCTCAAACTCGCTATACCTCCTCTGCTTACCCTGATCAGCTTTCAGTAGCACCACCAGCAGCACATCAG CTACAGGTAGCTCCATATCTTGGTAATCCATTCCGTGGTACTAACCCAAGTCCTATGGCCTGGACAAAacaacagcagcagcaacatCAACGCCTTTGGGCTGCTCAGCTAGCAGCTCATTACAGGCCTGGCGAAACTTCAACATCCCTGACCCAAGTTTCGAGCTGGCAACAGGGAATACAAGACCTGCCTATGCTGATTCCATTTGCCCAAACCATTACCCCACCATCCCCTTCATCCCTAGAAGTACTGGGGCCCAAGTATACTACAGTCTCTCAACAACAGCAGCACCTCATGGCAATTGCTACATCATTGCCCCCTGCCCGGGTAAAAAAACAAGACCACCTTATCCCCTCCGTCTACGAAGAAACCGGAGGTGGGTGCCATGCCACTGGTGCACTACCATTGCAATTACTCTGCAATGAGCGTCGTTGA
- the LOC122315694 gene encoding uncharacterized protein LOC122315694 isoform X4, with translation MDKARDVSCGVSRFSLATPKKLFSGSDGVCGNFVHSERSKKERLRRLSVIGRTSSSYEDCEMGCDLSDKEDELRLQAPSMSTCSSKRFKMPKKFFDDCNGVDHASVPRKLRSATKKRNHESISPESISPPLPDSKKLKGTISGVEASPIKNGARKSKFNVKHGGSDWAPEQTLSGPITKDEEEVVETLYALAGMFPNNDANEKSKVESKSREQKSVPESRASSMPIQDSAVTKDNLSSMPLITANVVDPSVRFSRETGKIVFLDEPSIQEQLDLPAGAKIRMELDCSVPQLNLTTMPFLASSDNDSERSLHNSELSLDSGILKLPTQPETPLIERKQEMALGAVTAVTTASELEQQNRTNEPKKNGLSSVVSYGGGSRGPLQYLRSSDARIPGWLDDAVIASRHRSSENGSSSGKISKVTVEKNSWKRCAAHVHISRLIQISKMPESQERLLLQLNQLRPEEGSNLGFLMATNRFDGVRNSSNGIISYAAPCNSTTERISNEAKTEILQPQQLNQDQPQAALASGVYTQQKQSFDFLSLLAGDGEIEAKNRANRAGNGLDPLSQLQVPYLQCPAQQQTLMPFTMPQTRYTSSAYPDQLSVAPPAAHQLQVAPYLGNPFRGTNPSPMAWTKQQQQQHQRLWAAQLAAHYRPGETSTSLTQVSSWQQGIQDLPMLIPFAQTITPPSPSSLEVLGPKYTTVSQQQQHLMAIATSLPPARVKKQDHLIPSVYEETGGGCHATGALPLQLLCNERR, from the exons ATGGACAAAGCTCGAGACGTGAGTTGTGGAGTCAGTCGGTTCTCTCTTGCCACGCCCAAGAAGCTCTTCTCTG GGTCGGATGGTGTTTGTGGGAACTTCGTACATTCGGAAAGGTCGAAGAAAGAGAGGCTAAGAAGATTGAGTGTTATTGGTAGGACAAGCTCAAGCTACGAAGACTGCGAAATGGGTTGCGATCTGTCTGACAAAGAAGATGAGCTTCGCTTACAAGCACCTTCTATGAGTACTTGTTCTAGCAAGAGATTTAAGATGCCAAAAAAG tTTTTTGATGACTGCAATGGAGTCGATCATGCCTCTGTTCCGAGAAAGCTGCGTTCAG CCACGAAGAAGCGTAATCATGAATCTATATCTCCCGAATCTATTTCTCCACCTTTACCAGATTCAAAGAAGCTGAAAGGTACAATCAGTGGAGTCGAAGCTTCACCCATAAAGAATGGTGCAAGGAAATCTAAATTCAATGTG AAACACGGGGGCTCAGACTGGGCCCCAGAACAGACTCTCTCTGGGCCAATAACAAAAGACGAGGAAGAAGTAGTGGAGACCTTGTATGCATTGGCCGGAATGTTCCCGAACAATGATGCAAATGAGAAGAGTAAAGTTGAAAGCAAATCCAGGGAACAAAAATCTGTGCCAGAATCAAGGGCGAGTTCAATGCCCATACAAG ATTCTGCAGTTACAAAAGACAACTTGAGCTCAATGCCCTTGATTACAGCCAACGTTGTTGATCCTTCAGTTAGATTCTCCAGAGAAActggaaaaatagtttttttggaCGAACCCAGTATTCAGGAACAACTGGATTTACCCGCTGGAGCAAAAATCCGAATGGAATTAGATTGTTCTGTTCCTCAACTGAATCTAACTACCATGCCATTCCTAGCTAGTAGTGACAATGACAGTGAAAGGTCATTACACAATTCTGAGCTAAGCTTGGACTCGGG CATATTAAAGCTACCCACACAACCAGAAACCCCTCTGATTGAGAGGAAACAAGAGATGGCGTTGGGGGCAGTAAct GCCGTAACCACTGCAAGTGAACTGGAACAACAAAATAGGACCAATGAGCCCAAGAAAAATG GATTGTCGTCAGTTGTCTCATATGGTGGTGGGAGTCGTGGTCCTTTGCA GTATCTCAGGTCCTCTGATGCTAGAATTCCGGGTTGGCTTGATGATGCTGTGATTGCCTCCCGACACAGGTCATCTGAAAATGGTTCTTCAAGTGGAAAG ATTTCAAAAGTTACTGTTGAAAAAAATTCATGGAAGAGGTGTGCTGCTCATGTTCATATAAGTCGTCTCATTCAGATCTCAAAAATGCCAGAGAGCCAAGAGAGGTTGCTGCTGCAACTTAATCAGTTGAGACCAGAGGAAGGATCAAATCTAGGATTTCTTATGGCAACCAATAGATTTGATGGGGTGAGAAACAGTTCAAATGGCATAATCTCCTATGCTGCTCCATGCAATTCTACCACTGAAAGAATTTCAAATGAAGCTAAAACTGAAATTCTTCAGCCCCAGCAACTTAATCAAGATCAGCCCCAGGCTGCTCTGGCATCCGGGGTGTACACTCAACAGAAGCAG AGTTTCGATTTCTTGTCCTTGTTAGCTGGAGATGGTGAGATAGAAGCTAAGAACCGTGCTAATAGAGCTGGAAATGGGTTGGATCCTTTGTCACAACTCCAAGTTCCTTATCTTCAATGTCCTGCACAACAGCAGACTCTCATGCCTTTCACTATGCCTCAAACTCGCTATACCTCCTCTGCTTACCCTGATCAGCTTTCAGTAGCACCACCAGCAGCACATCAG CTACAGGTAGCTCCATATCTTGGTAATCCATTCCGTGGTACTAACCCAAGTCCTATGGCCTGGACAAAacaacagcagcagcaacatCAACGCCTTTGGGCTGCTCAGCTAGCAGCTCATTACAGGCCTGGCGAAACTTCAACATCCCTGACCCAAGTTTCGAGCTGGCAACAGGGAATACAAGACCTGCCTATGCTGATTCCATTTGCCCAAACCATTACCCCACCATCCCCTTCATCCCTAGAAGTACTGGGGCCCAAGTATACTACAGTCTCTCAACAACAGCAGCACCTCATGGCAATTGCTACATCATTGCCCCCTGCCCGGGTAAAAAAACAAGACCACCTTATCCCCTCCGTCTACGAAGAAACCGGAGGTGGGTGCCATGCCACTGGTGCACTACCATTGCAATTACTCTGCAATGAGCGTCGTTGA
- the LOC122315694 gene encoding uncharacterized protein LOC122315694 isoform X2 → MDKARDVSCGVSRFSLATPKKLFSGSDGVCGNFVHSERSKKERLRRLSVIGRTSSSYEDCEMGCDLSDKEDELRLQAPSMSTCSSKRFKMPKKFFDDCNGVDHASVPRKLRSATKKRNHESISPESISPPLPDSKKLKGTISGVEASPIKNGARKSKFNKHGGSDWAPEQTLSGPITKDEEEVVETLYALAGMFPNNDANEKSKVESKSREQKSVPESRASSMPIQDSAVTKDNLSSMPLITANVVDPSVRFSRETGKIVFLDEPSIQEQLDLPAGAKIRMELDCSVPQLNLTTMPFLASSDNDSERSLHNSELSLDSGILKLPTQPETPLIERKQEMALGAVTAVTTASELEQQNRTNEPKKNGSILWPGLSSVVSYGGGSRGPLQYLRSSDARIPGWLDDAVIASRHRSSENGSSSGKISKVTVEKNSWKRCAAHVHISRLIQISKMPESQERLLLQLNQLRPEEGSNLGFLMATNRFDGVRNSSNGIISYAAPCNSTTERISNEAKTEILQPQQLNQDQPQAALASGVYTQQKQSFDFLSLLAGDGEIEAKNRANRAGNGLDPLSQLQVPYLQCPAQQQTLMPFTMPQTRYTSSAYPDQLSVAPPAAHQLQVAPYLGNPFRGTNPSPMAWTKQQQQQHQRLWAAQLAAHYRPGETSTSLTQVSSWQQGIQDLPMLIPFAQTITPPSPSSLEVLGPKYTTVSQQQQHLMAIATSLPPARVKKQDHLIPSVYEETGGGCHATGALPLQLLCNERR, encoded by the exons ATGGACAAAGCTCGAGACGTGAGTTGTGGAGTCAGTCGGTTCTCTCTTGCCACGCCCAAGAAGCTCTTCTCTG GGTCGGATGGTGTTTGTGGGAACTTCGTACATTCGGAAAGGTCGAAGAAAGAGAGGCTAAGAAGATTGAGTGTTATTGGTAGGACAAGCTCAAGCTACGAAGACTGCGAAATGGGTTGCGATCTGTCTGACAAAGAAGATGAGCTTCGCTTACAAGCACCTTCTATGAGTACTTGTTCTAGCAAGAGATTTAAGATGCCAAAAAAG tTTTTTGATGACTGCAATGGAGTCGATCATGCCTCTGTTCCGAGAAAGCTGCGTTCAG CCACGAAGAAGCGTAATCATGAATCTATATCTCCCGAATCTATTTCTCCACCTTTACCAGATTCAAAGAAGCTGAAAGGTACAATCAGTGGAGTCGAAGCTTCACCCATAAAGAATGGTGCAAGGAAATCTAAATTCAAT AAACACGGGGGCTCAGACTGGGCCCCAGAACAGACTCTCTCTGGGCCAATAACAAAAGACGAGGAAGAAGTAGTGGAGACCTTGTATGCATTGGCCGGAATGTTCCCGAACAATGATGCAAATGAGAAGAGTAAAGTTGAAAGCAAATCCAGGGAACAAAAATCTGTGCCAGAATCAAGGGCGAGTTCAATGCCCATACAAG ATTCTGCAGTTACAAAAGACAACTTGAGCTCAATGCCCTTGATTACAGCCAACGTTGTTGATCCTTCAGTTAGATTCTCCAGAGAAActggaaaaatagtttttttggaCGAACCCAGTATTCAGGAACAACTGGATTTACCCGCTGGAGCAAAAATCCGAATGGAATTAGATTGTTCTGTTCCTCAACTGAATCTAACTACCATGCCATTCCTAGCTAGTAGTGACAATGACAGTGAAAGGTCATTACACAATTCTGAGCTAAGCTTGGACTCGGG CATATTAAAGCTACCCACACAACCAGAAACCCCTCTGATTGAGAGGAAACAAGAGATGGCGTTGGGGGCAGTAAct GCCGTAACCACTGCAAGTGAACTGGAACAACAAAATAGGACCAATGAGCCCAAGAAAAATG GTTCGATATTGTGGCCAGGATTGTCGTCAGTTGTCTCATATGGTGGTGGGAGTCGTGGTCCTTTGCA GTATCTCAGGTCCTCTGATGCTAGAATTCCGGGTTGGCTTGATGATGCTGTGATTGCCTCCCGACACAGGTCATCTGAAAATGGTTCTTCAAGTGGAAAG ATTTCAAAAGTTACTGTTGAAAAAAATTCATGGAAGAGGTGTGCTGCTCATGTTCATATAAGTCGTCTCATTCAGATCTCAAAAATGCCAGAGAGCCAAGAGAGGTTGCTGCTGCAACTTAATCAGTTGAGACCAGAGGAAGGATCAAATCTAGGATTTCTTATGGCAACCAATAGATTTGATGGGGTGAGAAACAGTTCAAATGGCATAATCTCCTATGCTGCTCCATGCAATTCTACCACTGAAAGAATTTCAAATGAAGCTAAAACTGAAATTCTTCAGCCCCAGCAACTTAATCAAGATCAGCCCCAGGCTGCTCTGGCATCCGGGGTGTACACTCAACAGAAGCAG AGTTTCGATTTCTTGTCCTTGTTAGCTGGAGATGGTGAGATAGAAGCTAAGAACCGTGCTAATAGAGCTGGAAATGGGTTGGATCCTTTGTCACAACTCCAAGTTCCTTATCTTCAATGTCCTGCACAACAGCAGACTCTCATGCCTTTCACTATGCCTCAAACTCGCTATACCTCCTCTGCTTACCCTGATCAGCTTTCAGTAGCACCACCAGCAGCACATCAG CTACAGGTAGCTCCATATCTTGGTAATCCATTCCGTGGTACTAACCCAAGTCCTATGGCCTGGACAAAacaacagcagcagcaacatCAACGCCTTTGGGCTGCTCAGCTAGCAGCTCATTACAGGCCTGGCGAAACTTCAACATCCCTGACCCAAGTTTCGAGCTGGCAACAGGGAATACAAGACCTGCCTATGCTGATTCCATTTGCCCAAACCATTACCCCACCATCCCCTTCATCCCTAGAAGTACTGGGGCCCAAGTATACTACAGTCTCTCAACAACAGCAGCACCTCATGGCAATTGCTACATCATTGCCCCCTGCCCGGGTAAAAAAACAAGACCACCTTATCCCCTCCGTCTACGAAGAAACCGGAGGTGGGTGCCATGCCACTGGTGCACTACCATTGCAATTACTCTGCAATGAGCGTCGTTGA
- the LOC122315694 gene encoding uncharacterized protein LOC122315694 isoform X5 — translation MDKARDVSCGVSRFSLATPKKLFSGSDGVCGNFVHSERSKKERLRRLSVIGRTSSSYEDCEMGCDLSDKEDELRLQAPSMSTCSSKRFKMPKKFFDDCNGVDHASVPRKLRSATKKRNHESISPESISPPLPDSKKLKGTISGVEASPIKNGARKSKFNVKHGGSDWAPEQTLSGPITKDEEEVVETLYALAGMFPNNDANEKSKVESKSREQKSVPESRASSMPIQDSAVTKDNLSSMPLITANVVDPSVRFSRETGKIVFLDEPSIQEQLDLPAGAKIRMELDCSVPQLNLTTMPFLASSDNDSERSLHNSELSLDSGILKLPTQPETPLIERKQEMALGAVTAVTTASELEQQNRTNEPKKNGLSSVVSYGGGSRGPLQSSDARIPGWLDDAVIASRHRSSENGSSSGKISKVTVEKNSWKRCAAHVHISRLIQISKMPESQERLLLQLNQLRPEEGSNLGFLMATNRFDGVRNSSNGIISYAAPCNSTTERISNEAKTEILQPQQLNQDQPQAALASGVYTQQKQSFDFLSLLAGDGEIEAKNRANRAGNGLDPLSQLQVPYLQCPAQQQTLMPFTMPQTRYTSSAYPDQLSVAPPAAHQLQVAPYLGNPFRGTNPSPMAWTKQQQQQHQRLWAAQLAAHYRPGETSTSLTQVSSWQQGIQDLPMLIPFAQTITPPSPSSLEVLGPKYTTVSQQQQHLMAIATSLPPARVKKQDHLIPSVYEETGGGCHATGALPLQLLCNERR, via the exons ATGGACAAAGCTCGAGACGTGAGTTGTGGAGTCAGTCGGTTCTCTCTTGCCACGCCCAAGAAGCTCTTCTCTG GGTCGGATGGTGTTTGTGGGAACTTCGTACATTCGGAAAGGTCGAAGAAAGAGAGGCTAAGAAGATTGAGTGTTATTGGTAGGACAAGCTCAAGCTACGAAGACTGCGAAATGGGTTGCGATCTGTCTGACAAAGAAGATGAGCTTCGCTTACAAGCACCTTCTATGAGTACTTGTTCTAGCAAGAGATTTAAGATGCCAAAAAAG tTTTTTGATGACTGCAATGGAGTCGATCATGCCTCTGTTCCGAGAAAGCTGCGTTCAG CCACGAAGAAGCGTAATCATGAATCTATATCTCCCGAATCTATTTCTCCACCTTTACCAGATTCAAAGAAGCTGAAAGGTACAATCAGTGGAGTCGAAGCTTCACCCATAAAGAATGGTGCAAGGAAATCTAAATTCAATGTG AAACACGGGGGCTCAGACTGGGCCCCAGAACAGACTCTCTCTGGGCCAATAACAAAAGACGAGGAAGAAGTAGTGGAGACCTTGTATGCATTGGCCGGAATGTTCCCGAACAATGATGCAAATGAGAAGAGTAAAGTTGAAAGCAAATCCAGGGAACAAAAATCTGTGCCAGAATCAAGGGCGAGTTCAATGCCCATACAAG ATTCTGCAGTTACAAAAGACAACTTGAGCTCAATGCCCTTGATTACAGCCAACGTTGTTGATCCTTCAGTTAGATTCTCCAGAGAAActggaaaaatagtttttttggaCGAACCCAGTATTCAGGAACAACTGGATTTACCCGCTGGAGCAAAAATCCGAATGGAATTAGATTGTTCTGTTCCTCAACTGAATCTAACTACCATGCCATTCCTAGCTAGTAGTGACAATGACAGTGAAAGGTCATTACACAATTCTGAGCTAAGCTTGGACTCGGG CATATTAAAGCTACCCACACAACCAGAAACCCCTCTGATTGAGAGGAAACAAGAGATGGCGTTGGGGGCAGTAAct GCCGTAACCACTGCAAGTGAACTGGAACAACAAAATAGGACCAATGAGCCCAAGAAAAATG GATTGTCGTCAGTTGTCTCATATGGTGGTGGGAGTCGTGGTCCTTTGCA GTCCTCTGATGCTAGAATTCCGGGTTGGCTTGATGATGCTGTGATTGCCTCCCGACACAGGTCATCTGAAAATGGTTCTTCAAGTGGAAAG ATTTCAAAAGTTACTGTTGAAAAAAATTCATGGAAGAGGTGTGCTGCTCATGTTCATATAAGTCGTCTCATTCAGATCTCAAAAATGCCAGAGAGCCAAGAGAGGTTGCTGCTGCAACTTAATCAGTTGAGACCAGAGGAAGGATCAAATCTAGGATTTCTTATGGCAACCAATAGATTTGATGGGGTGAGAAACAGTTCAAATGGCATAATCTCCTATGCTGCTCCATGCAATTCTACCACTGAAAGAATTTCAAATGAAGCTAAAACTGAAATTCTTCAGCCCCAGCAACTTAATCAAGATCAGCCCCAGGCTGCTCTGGCATCCGGGGTGTACACTCAACAGAAGCAG AGTTTCGATTTCTTGTCCTTGTTAGCTGGAGATGGTGAGATAGAAGCTAAGAACCGTGCTAATAGAGCTGGAAATGGGTTGGATCCTTTGTCACAACTCCAAGTTCCTTATCTTCAATGTCCTGCACAACAGCAGACTCTCATGCCTTTCACTATGCCTCAAACTCGCTATACCTCCTCTGCTTACCCTGATCAGCTTTCAGTAGCACCACCAGCAGCACATCAG CTACAGGTAGCTCCATATCTTGGTAATCCATTCCGTGGTACTAACCCAAGTCCTATGGCCTGGACAAAacaacagcagcagcaacatCAACGCCTTTGGGCTGCTCAGCTAGCAGCTCATTACAGGCCTGGCGAAACTTCAACATCCCTGACCCAAGTTTCGAGCTGGCAACAGGGAATACAAGACCTGCCTATGCTGATTCCATTTGCCCAAACCATTACCCCACCATCCCCTTCATCCCTAGAAGTACTGGGGCCCAAGTATACTACAGTCTCTCAACAACAGCAGCACCTCATGGCAATTGCTACATCATTGCCCCCTGCCCGGGTAAAAAAACAAGACCACCTTATCCCCTCCGTCTACGAAGAAACCGGAGGTGGGTGCCATGCCACTGGTGCACTACCATTGCAATTACTCTGCAATGAGCGTCGTTGA